The genomic DNA TTCCGGATCCCAATTGATCCTGGCCGCTCTTCATTAGGGTAACCATTGCGTCAATTTTAGGTCCGCCAGCAGAGTCGTATTTAGAGTGCCATTTCGAGTTGAGTGTCGGGTCCGACTGGGCGGATGCACCGCCAACCAGAACGGCGGTGGCGGCGAATAGCACGATTAAACGCGTGAGGAATCGCATGTCGGTCTCCAGAGGAGGGCAAGAATGGCATCGGAGCCGGCTACATAAACCAACACCGCGCTAGCGGCCGTATTCTATTGGATTCTTGGAGGTCGCGAGTGAATTAGCGATGATTTGGTTGGACGGACTGCAGTTTACCGCTGCGAACGCTTGGAAATCCGGCTACTGTCGGAGCGGCAGCGCAGGTGCCTGTCCTTTCCCGTTTTGAGATTGGTGGGGGGATTGCTGGGCATCCCTGTTTGTTGTGTTCTCAGAAGATGCGGCCGGAGTTTTAGCTCCGCTTTTTTGCTATTTGAGCTTGGAAATATGGCCGCTCCCGGAGTGGCAGCGAGAGTGCCTGTCCTTTCGCATTTTTTTCCCGTTTCGCTGAACAGGGCCCGTGTTTTCGCTTGGGGGACTGCTATTTGAGCCTGGAAAACTGTTTGCAATCAGAGGCGTCGCGAAAGTGCCTGTCCTTTCGGGTTTGGTGGGATGATTGTTGGTGGGGAGGCGTGTGCCGATCGGGGGTGGATGGTGGCGCGACGTTTTGCCTGTCCTTTATCGACTTTCGTCTTTGAGGGTAGAATTTATCGCTTTGCTACGTTCCTTGGCTCCGTTGGGGGCGGTGCGGGCAACGCGTTTCCAACTATGCGGAATTCTGTACCTTGATCACGAAGATTACCGGCAAGCTTGCTTCGCTGAACGATGAGTCGGCGGTTTTGGATATTCCTCCGTTTGAGTACGAGGTCTTTATTCCCGATTTCACGCGGCGACAGTTGCAGGGAAAAATCGGCTCCGATATCGCTTTGCACACGTTGAATTATATCGATGGCAACGCTGCTCAAGGCGGTCGACTGTCACCTCGCCTGGTCGGTTTTATCGCGCCGGTGGAAAAGCAGTTCTTCGAGCTGTTCTGCAGCGTCGACGGTGTCGGCGTCAAGAAAGCGTTGCGGGCGATGGTCCGTCCGGTCAAAGAGATGGCGGTGATGATCGAGCAGCAGGATGCAAAATCTCTGTCCAGCTTGCCTGGGATCGGGCCGGCGACTGCGGAGCGGGTGATCGCTAAGCTTCGTCGCAAGATGCCCCGGTTCGCCCTGCTGGTCGGTCGCGATGCAACTCCCGAAGATGGCGACGATCAATCGGATGTCGTTCGCGATACGTTCGACGCGCTGCTGGCTCTGGGACATGGCGAGGCCGACGCTCGCCAATTGATCGACGAAGCGATGGCAAGCAAGAAGAAGTTCAAAGATACCGAGTCGCTGCTGACGGCGATCTATCAGAAAAGTAGCCAATAGGTTTTGACGTAAACTCGTTGGAGTCGAGGCCTGCATGGACCTCGCGGTTCAGGTCGGCTGAAGCCTTGACTCCAGCGCGTCTGTCGACTGAAGCCTTGACTCCAGCGACTCGGGTGACTCCAGCGCTGTCTTTCTGTTTTCGGCTGCACTAAAATAGCCAGCGGCAGCGAGCGACTGTGGGCGTTGCCACGCGTTTGCTGGAACCGGAGCTCTCCTTGGTGAATCCTCCGATGCTGTCCGAATTTTCCTAGAGAGAGCCGATCATGTTTCGTCAACTGAGCCTCGTGTTCCTATTCGCTGTGATCGCCAGCCCCGTGTGGGCCAAAGAGCCGACGCAGGATCTGCCGTCGACGGAAACGCCCGCGGTGGTGAAGGCTTGGGTCGAAAGCCATCTCGAAAATCTGATCGCCAATTACCGCTGGTTTCACACCCATCCAGAACTCTCGTTCGAGGAACGCGAAACCTCCGCTCGGATTGCGAAACTGTGGCGTGAAGCCGGCTTCGATGTCACAACCGAGGTCGGTGGTTTTGGAGTCGTTGCGATCCTCGAAAATGGCCCCGGTCCTTGCTTGATGTTGCGAACCGATCTGGATGCATTGCCGTTAGTCGAGAAAACGCAATTGGCTTATGCGTCGCAGGTGACGACCCAAAACACCGACGGTACCGACACCGGAGTGATGCACGCCTGTGGCCACGACGTTCACATGACCAACCTCGTTGGCGTCGCTCAATTCCTGGCCGGCCATCGCAATCTGTGGCAGGGCACTCTAATGTTGGTCGGCCAGCCGGCAGAGGAACGTGGGGCGGGAGCCAAGGCGATGCTCGAAGATGGCCTGTTCACTCGTTTTCAAAAGCCCGACTTTGCAATCGCGCTTCATGTGGGAAGCGATGTTGCGGCGGGGAAGGTGGAAACGTTGGCAGGCTTCGCGATGGCAAACGTCGACAGCGTCGATATCACGATGATCGGCCGCGGCGGCCACGGCTCGGCGCCTCACACCACGATTGATCCGATCGTTCAAGCTGCTGCTCTGGTGATGGATCTGCAGACGATCGTCAGCCGCGAAATCAAGCCCTTGGATCCGGCAGTGGTCACCGTCGGATCGATTCACGGTGGGACGAAGCACAATATTATCGGCGACCGCTGCCATCTGCAGCTGACTGTGCGATCGTACGATCCCTTGGTCCGCGAGAAATTACTGGCGGCGATCGAGCGGAAGGCAAAAGCGGTTGCCGTCAGCTTTGCCGCTCCCGAACCGGAGATCAGCATCGCCGAAGGGACACCGTCGTTGAGGAACGACGATCAGCTGGCCGCGCGGATCACCACGGTCTTTCAGAAGTTGTTGGGCGAAGCGAACGTGAGCACGCCGACGCCGTCGATGGGAGGCGAAGACTTCAGTCGCTACGGCCGCGCGGGAGTGCCGATTCTGATGTACCGGCTGGGATCGGTCGAAGCGCGGCGGTTGGAACGCTACGAGGAATTGGGAACCAATCCCCCGTCGCTGCACTCGAGTCTCTACTACCCCGACATCGAACCGACGTTGACGACGGGGCTGCAGACGATGGTTGCGGCCGCGCTTGAAATCCTCGGCAAATAGCACCGGCAGCAAAAGGCTTGCCGGTGTGCGGACCGATCAATCAAACGCTTGCGGACAGCGGCAACTAGATGATGCCGCCGTGAACGCGGACCGGCGTCATATGGCTTGGCTGGTCGAGGAACCAGAAGCGTTCCCATTCATCGACGACCTGGCGAAGGTCTTCGGAGGTGAACAGCAACTGTTTGACACGGTGTTCAGGCCGAGCCGAATAGATTGGCAGAAAGCAGCCGCCCAACGGGCCGAGACATAATGCCAGGGCGGTAATCTGAAATAAACGTCGCATCGCCGTTCCTCCGTGAACGTCTTTGTCTGCCGTGGAAGTCCATTGTCGGGATCCGAGTCTGCTCGGAATCACTACGCAGGAAATCGATCGAACTACATCTCGAAATCTTAATCAGCCAACGGAACGGTCTCCGAAGGCATCGTGTGTTGTCGGGTCGGCGGGCTTGTTCAAACTCTCGTCGGTTCTTCCCAGCGAACCCAATTCGGATTCGGTCTGGTGATTCTCAACAATGCCCGCCGTCAGTTCGGCAACACGCGACTCCATCTCCTTACCTGGCTTGAATGTCACGACATATTTTGCCGGTACACTCACTTGTTTCCCCGTGCGGGGATTCCTGGCCTTTCGGGCAGCCCTTAATTTGACTTCAAAGACACCAAAGTTCCGCAGTTCGATCCGCTCCTCTTTGACAAGCGAATCGATGATTGCATCGAACGTCTTTTGAACGATCTTCTTGGTTTGTTGTTGAGTCAGCCCGACTTCCTCGGAAATCGTTTTGACAATGTCTTTTTTGGTCACAAACTCGATCCCCAAGACGGATGATTCAGCGTTGTAAGTCCTTTGCACGACGCTACTTAGTAAAGCGAAGTGTAGACGCAACCGAACCTGCCGTCAAGATCGACCGATCGCAAGATCGAAACGACCTATACAACCGATACTCTCCGAATCGGCTCTCTAGCCCGTAAACTTCAACAAAGCCGTAAAGATAGTGGTACTAGACGTTGGCTAGCATTTACTAAGCCGATTCCACTTTCGGTTTGTATTTCGCTAGCTCTCACAACTCCCCCGCCGGAATGTCCTGCTTTCCTTTGCTAGCGTCTGCGATACAGCCTGAAAATCGAGCCGTCTCGCTGCACTACAACATGCCGACGGTTTGCGGTTACGCGGTTTTTCGCAAATTGGGGCGAGAGGCTCCCGTTGCGATGGGCTCCTGAAGGGAAGAGCTGCCGAGCGTTCGCTCGACGCCCTCCCCTATCAAAACCTTAGGAGTCCGTCATGAACATCGCCTCAATCGCTTCTCCACCCATCGATCGATCGTCGCTGCGACGCGATCGGAGAACCTCAAACCTCTTCGCCGCCGAGAGTCGACAGTTGGTGGGATTGCTGATCGTCGCAGTTGCTAGCGTTGGAGTTCTCTTTGCCCGGCCAGCCGATGCGGCTGGCATGTTGGTCGCCGACGGCGGGTTGGGGGGCGTGCTGGAGATCAAACAGCAGGATGTCCGCGTGACGATCAACAACGGGATCGCTGTCACGCAGATCGACCAAGTCTTTGTGAATACCGAAAGCCGGATCGTCGAAGCGCTCTACACCTTCCCGGTTCCCCGCGGCGCGAGCGTTTCAAATTTCAGCATGTGGATCAGCGGCAAGGAGATGATCGGAGAGGTCGTCGAAAAGCAGCGGGCTCGCGAGATCTACAACAGCTACAAACGGGTGCGACGCGACCCGGGGCTGCTCGAACAAGTTGATTTCAAGCAGTTCGAAATGCGGATCTTTCCGATCGCCGCCGGTGCGGAACAACGCGTTCGAATCGAATACTACCAGGAACTGCAGCTCGATCACGACTGGGGCACCTACGTCTACCCGCTAGCAACTCAAACCGCAGGCCGCGCGATCGATACGCGGGTGCAGGGCCGGTTTTCGATGAACCTGGAACTTCTCAGCGAGGTGCCGTTGAAGGAACTGCGAAGCGAATCGCACGAGGACGACTTCGTGGTCGTCAACCACACCGAGAGCTATGCTCAGGCGAGCATGGAGCTGACCGAAGGCGATCTTTCCCGCGACATCGTGCTAGCGTTTCAGACCAAACGGCCGCAGACGGGAGTCGATGTTGTCAGCAGTTGGCCCGAGGGAGAAGACGGCTACTTTATGATGACGATCACGCCGGGCGAGGATCTCAGCAGCACGATGGAGGCGATGGATTATGTCTTTCTGTTGGATATCAGTGGATCGATGGCGCGGGATGAGAAGTTGGCGATCAGCCGCCGGAGCGTCGCCGCGTTTATCGAATCGTTGAGCCCCGAGGATCGCTTCGAATGCCTCGCCTTCAACTTGCAACCGACACCGTTGTTTCAAGAAGCTCGCGCCGCGACGGCTGACAATTTGGAAGTCGCCAATGAATTCTTTGCCGCTCAACGCGCCCGCGGCGGGACCGTGCTGGGGCCAGCGCTGAAGATGGCTTACGGATATCGCGATGCCGATCGACCGCTGAACGTTGTCCTGTTGAGCGACGGGCTGACCGAACCGGGCGAGCAATCGGAACTGCTGCGGTTGATCGGAGCCCGACCCGACGGAGTCCGCGTGTTTTGTGTCGGCGTTGGCAACGAAGTGAATCGTCCCTTGTTGGACCAGATCGCGACGCGAGCAGGCGGATTGGCGGCGTTTGTTTCGACCGAGGATAGTTTCCGTCGCCAAGCACATCTGATGCGTCAAAAGCTGGTTCGCCCAGCGATCGCCAACCTGTCGGTCGATTTCGCCGATTCACGAATCAGCGAAGTCGAACCGCAACGACTGGGCAATCTGTTTTACGGCACGCCGCTGCGTCTGTTGGGGCGGTTCTCCTCCGGCGGTCCGACTCAGGTGACGATGAAAGGCGAGATCCAAGGGAGTCCATGGGAACAAACCGTCGAGATCCCTTTGCCGACGGAGCGATCGAAAGCCGACAACAGCCTGATCGAAAGGATGTGGGCGTTCCGCAAGGTCTCGCGGTTGTTGGACGAGGAACGAGGCGGATCGGGATCGCGCCAAGCCGAGATCGTGCGGCTGTGCGAAGGCTATTCGATCGTCTCTCCCTATGCTTCGATGCTGGTTTTGGAGAACGACGCCGAATACAAGCGATGGAAGATCCAGCAACGCAACGCGACGCGGTTGAGCCGCGATCGGGCTTCGCAAAAACAGGTCGCCGATAAACTGGCGGCTCTGCGAAACCGCAGCCAGGAGTACCTTGTATCGACGCCAGCGAAACCGGCGGCCACCGATCCGCCCGCTGCAAATAACCAAGACGCTGCGAATAATCAAAGCATCCCCGCCGGCAACTCGCCGGAACCTGCCGCGCCCGGCCAATCACGCTCGCGTCGCGGAGTCGATCTCGATGTGCGTCCCTTCAGCGGAGGCGGCGGAGGCGCGATCGATCCGATCACCGCCACGTTGGCAATTTCCGCTGCCGGAGCGGCCGCCTGGACACGTCGACGCCGTAACCGACCGGCGAAGGTTTGATACCTGCGGGAAGGGTGGACCGGCAGAAGGAGATGCTGGGACGAAGCCTTGGTAGAACATAAACCGACCCGATGTGGAGCGAATCAGCGATGAAGACGATTCCTGTTCCTGTGACGATCACGATCGTCCTGATATCGATTCTTGCCGCGGTCTTTCCGAGCCTCACGTCGTTGCTGGAGCTCGATTTCCAGCGGGCCGCGCAAGGAGAGATTTGGCGTTGGATCAGCGGACACGTGGTCCATTTTGATTGGAACCACTTCTTTTGGGATGTCAGCATGTTCGCCACGCTATCGGCGATCTGTGAATCGAAGTACCGCTGCGTGTACGCTCCCATCTTGATCGGCAGCATGTTGATAATCTCTCTATCGCTAGCGATCGTGTGTCCAGAGATCCATTGTTATCGTGGGCTCTCGGGAATCGACACGATGTTATTCGGATGGTGGGTGATCGATTGGATACGAACGAACCTGCACGCCAAAGATTTGCCGGCGGCGGGCCTGGGAGGAATGATGTTGCTGGGGCTGGTCGGGAAACTCGGCTACGAAGCGGTCTTTCACCAGACGCTGTTTGTCCAGTCGGATGCCTTCGTGCCGTTGGTCGAAGCCCACATTGCAGGGCTGATCTGTGGTGCGACCGCCGCACTGGGTGTGCCTATCGTTCAGAATTGGACTCGAGTTCGACAGCCGATCTCAGTCTGAACGAGGCCGATCGACCCAGCGATAGGCTTGCTTGGAATTGAGCGAGCAGAAGTTGGCGGTCGCTGTGGCTCCCTTTTCTGCGGCGTATTGCATCGCGATCCGCTGCAGATCTTCGTAAGTGGCTCCGCGATCCGAGACGGGCCAATTGCTGGCGTAGATCACGCGGGAATCTCCAAACGCATTCCAGACGACATCCAGGTAGGGGCGATAGAATTCCAGGTCCGTCGGGGCCGGTTGCTTGCTGTGACGGGCCGCGCTTTCCACGAGACCGGAGATCTTGCAGTAGACGTTTTTGTGATCGGCTGCTGCACGAATCCCGTCGCTCCATCCCTGCGGCGGTCGATCGGCCGTGACCGGGACGTTGCCGATATGATTCTGTACGATCGTCAGGCTGGGCAGTCGACGCGCCAATTTGGCGATCACCGCGGGCGTCTCGGGGCCACCGTTGACGTCGAGCGCCAGGCCGCGGTCGGCGAGAGCTTTGAGTGCCGCGAGGTCGTTGGCTTCCAACAGCTTTTTCAAAAGCCCGACCGAGATCCGGATGCCACGAAACAGCGGGTTGGCGGAGAACCGAGCCAGATGTTTGGCGAAGTCGGGTTGGTCGGGATCGATCCGGCCGACAATCCCTAGGACAAACGGATCGTCCGCTGCCAAGTCGAGCAGCCACGCGTTGTCTTCCACCCAGGCGCTCGCTTCGACGATCACCGTCCCCGTCACCGGCCGGTATTGCTTCAGCTCACGCAGGTGTTTTGGCAAGACGGTTCGGTAGAGCGGCCCCGGGCCGGGCCAAGGCACTCCCTGTGGCCTGCTTGGATCGTAGAAGTGCGTATGGCAATCGATGATCTCCAGCGGCGGATCGCTTTCGGTCGCGTGGCTGGTGCCAAGGCAGAGGCCCGTCAATGCGGCGGCACCGCTCTGCAAACAACCACGGCGCGACAGCGTCGCCGCTTTGGATGACTCGGGAGGATTGGACTTCATGGGGCTCTCGCGATCTAGCGGTTGAACGTGGACTTGGTTGAGTTTAGCAGACTCCAGAGGGTGACTTCGTAAGCGTCATTCTTTTGGTCGCCGAGCAGACTGAGCAAGCGCGGCATTTCTTCGGCCGTCGGACAGCGCCAGAATGTAGTCGTGAACATCTGTTCGGCGATGTCCTCCGACGTTTTGCCATCGGCGTTTGTTGGAGCGGGCAGAGACCGGAGACGATTTGAATTGTACGGAGCCCCTAAAAGAAGCCCTGGGGTGAGCCCAGATGCGATCGGTTAGGTTTCGGCGGAACATCGCGTTAGAAGGTGAGGTCGAGCACTCAGCGAACCGATTGTTCGCAGTCGAATCTCGCCATCGAGACGTTTTGGGAAATCGAACAGGCTTACACCGGGAAACTGCTGTTGTACGCTGCTGGTGTCCGAGTTGGTGTTGTTGTAAGTGGTTTGTCGGTAACGGGTTGCGGCCTTTCTGGTGTTGTTGTTGAGCTGTGTGGGGTCTGAAGCTAAGACTGTAGTCGGTGTCGGTGTTATATTCGCTGAGATTGCTTCGGGTAGCTCCGGGCGATTCGGTGTTTGTGTGGGCGTATCTTGTTGTTATTGCCTGCGCGCTTTAAGCGAATAAGGGCACGCAGGTCGCTCCCGCATGAGGGGGCGTCTTGCTTATTCTGACGACGCTAATCGGCAGTCCCGTCGTCGATCAAAACGATCATTCCGTAGTGTCATTATATGTTCAGCTGTGCATGTATCTGGCGCAGGTGACCGCAGGAGTCCTGATTGCCTGGCGTCGAACGGCGCGGAACTCATCCTTTGGCGATCTGCCTGTAAGGACCGCCGGTGGGCGAGGTGCCGGCAACCGAGTTTTGACACGTTTGCGAACGGGGAAATTGTCGCCGACATTCCATCAGTTCGACAAGCAAACTGCCCCGAACAACGCTAATCATTAGCTATACGGAAAGCCAAAGCGAGTTAATTGAAAATGCGTGCCACCAGGTGGGAACGGATTGGTATTAGAGCTGCCGATCATTCCACTTTTCATACCGTTCGACACTGTTCCATTCAGCAACCGATACTTCTTGGAACCGATAAGGCACGAAACCTGTTCAGGACAGCAGCCTTTCTTTTCATGGCCAACGACCGGAGATCCAGCGAGTTCAGTCATTTCGCCCGCCGGATACCGCCAGCAGTGCGAATTAGATTGCTGAAAATCGATGGATTCAATGCTAGGCAAACCGATACCGCGGAATCACTCGCCGATTCGTTCGTGGTTTGTGACCCCTGGGCCTGCCACCGAAAGACGCAAATTTGATTCGCCGTTGAGATCTCGCAAACGCGATCGGAGCATCATAGAGCAGGATGCAGGCCCTGTGCGGGGCGTGCCCTCGCCATGTGAGGGTTTCGCCGAGCTGGACCTCCTTCGGTGAACGTTCGCCTGCATCCCGAAAAATTGAAATCTGCCCTGCCCCGTACGGATCGGCACTGACTGCGACTTGTTTCCGGGCGTTTTCGGAAGCCGATTCCGTGAGCAAAAAGCACGATTCCAATTCCCGTTGGTGGGATCAGTCGACGGACGAAGCCAAAATGGAGTCGCAAATGCAGTCGGTTTCCGATTCGAGCCTACTCGCGGCGACTGCATCTTTGGTTTGATGAAGTTGGTGAAACGAGAATGCAGCAGGTAATCGATCAGGAGATGTTCGACTCCAGCAAAACGAAGGTCTTCCGTTCCAACTATCGCCAAGCGTGAACCGCGTTTCTTGGGAAAGAGCCTCCGGATCGTCGCGGTTTTGTGCTAACGAAACGATCTAGCGCTAAACCCGTCGCTGATTTTTCAACACACGCTCGGCAAATTGTGGATGAGGCTGGGGATCCGGGGCGGCAGCTCGGCAGTTGATAGCAATAAAGTTCTCTAGGGAGAGTCGCGCTCCGCGCAAAAGTGTTGTTTCAGTGACGCCGACATTTGCCGTGAAAGTGCAAAGGTTTAGGGAATCGCCCGCGGAGGTCGCCGGCTACGCCAGGGTGGAGGAAGTGTAGGCACTATGGTTTTGCCGAATTCCAATGCTGCCGAATCGATTCACTACATTGAGGTGCGATCGGCGCACGAAAAAACCCGCTCGGACTAGTTAAACCCGAGCGGGTAATTGTGATTGCTGAACCGCAACGTCGATCTGCGGTCAATTCGATCGATAGCAAGTATCGAAGCATGATTGCCGATAGGCAGCATGTGAATATCCCACTGATTTCGTTGCGATCAGCGCACGAAAAAACCCGCTCAGGTTGGCGAAAACCTGAACGGGTCTTTGTGACTATTGGTGGTGTGCCTCTTGCGAGGCGACTCTTATTGATAGCTTGAGATCGTTATCCACGGTATGAAATACAAAGGTCACCCTAAGTAAATCAGAAATCCTTAGAAAGGAGGTGATCCAGCCGCAGGTTCCCCTACGGCTACCTTGTTACGACTTAGTCCCAATTGTCGAGCTGACCTTAGACGCCTGCCTCCCTTGCGGGTTAGCTTGGCGGCTTCGGGCCCTCCCAACTTTCGTGGCTTGACGGGCGGTGTGTACAAGGCTCAGGAACACATTCACCGTAGTATGCTGACCTACGATTACTAGCGATTCCGGCTTCATGCAGGCGAGTTGCAGCCTGCAATCCGAACTGAGGTGCACTTTTTGAGATTTGCTCCACCTCGCGGTATTGCTTCTCTTTGTATGCACCATTGTAGGACGTGTGCAGCCCTGGTCATAAAGGCCATGAGGACTTGACGTCATCCCCGCCTTCCTCCGGTTTGACACCGGCAGTCTCTTTAGAGTCCCCGGCATTACCCGCTGGCAACTAAAGACAAGGGTTTCGCTCGTTAAGGGACTTAACCCGACATCTCACGACACGAGCTGACGACAGCCATGCAGCACCTGTGTAAAGGCTCCCCGAAAGGCACCCTCCGCTTTCACAGAGGTTCCTAAACATGTCAAGACCAGGATAAGGTTCTTCGCGTAGCCTCGAATTAAGCCACATCCTCCACCGCTTGTGTGAGCCCCCGTCAATTCCTTTGAGTTTCAGCCTTGCGACCATACTCCCCAGGCGGAGCACTTAACGCTTTCGCTACGGCCGGGAGGATGTGGAAGTCCCCCCAGCCCAGTGCTCATCGTTTACGGCTAGGACTACCGGGGTATCTAATCCCGTTCGCTCCCCTAGCTTTCGTGCCTCAGCGTCAGAAAAAGCCCAGTGTGCCGCTTTCGCCACCGGTGTTCCTGATAATATCAACGCATTTCACCGCTCCACCATCAGTTCCGCACACCCCTGCTTTCCTCAAGCCTCACGGTTTCGGGCGCAGTTCCACGGTTGAGCCGTGGGATTTCACACCCGACCTGCAAGGCCGCCTACGCACGCTTTAAGCCCAGTGATACCGAATAACGTTCGTACGGTTCGTATTACCGCGGCTGCTGGCACGAACTTAGCCCGTACTTCCTCTGAAGATCGGTCAAGCACAAGAGATAACTCAAATGCATTTCCTCCCAACTGACAGCGGTTTACAACCCGAGGGCCTTCAT from Rosistilla oblonga includes the following:
- a CDS encoding amidohydrolase family protein, with translation MKSNPPESSKAATLSRRGCLQSGAAALTGLCLGTSHATESDPPLEIIDCHTHFYDPSRPQGVPWPGPGPLYRTVLPKHLRELKQYRPVTGTVIVEASAWVEDNAWLLDLAADDPFVLGIVGRIDPDQPDFAKHLARFSANPLFRGIRISVGLLKKLLEANDLAALKALADRGLALDVNGGPETPAVIAKLARRLPSLTIVQNHIGNVPVTADRPPQGWSDGIRAAADHKNVYCKISGLVESAARHSKQPAPTDLEFYRPYLDVVWNAFGDSRVIYASNWPVSDRGATYEDLQRIAMQYAAEKGATATANFCSLNSKQAYRWVDRPRSD
- the rrtA gene encoding rhombosortase, which translates into the protein MKTIPVPVTITIVLISILAAVFPSLTSLLELDFQRAAQGEIWRWISGHVVHFDWNHFFWDVSMFATLSAICESKYRCVYAPILIGSMLIISLSLAIVCPEIHCYRGLSGIDTMLFGWWVIDWIRTNLHAKDLPAAGLGGMMLLGLVGKLGYEAVFHQTLFVQSDAFVPLVEAHIAGLICGATAALGVPIVQNWTRVRQPISV
- a CDS encoding HU family DNA-binding protein, producing the protein MTKKDIVKTISEEVGLTQQQTKKIVQKTFDAIIDSLVKEERIELRNFGVFEVKLRAARKARNPRTGKQVSVPAKYVVTFKPGKEMESRVAELTAGIVENHQTESELGSLGRTDESLNKPADPTTHDAFGDRSVG
- a CDS encoding M20 metallopeptidase family protein: MFRQLSLVFLFAVIASPVWAKEPTQDLPSTETPAVVKAWVESHLENLIANYRWFHTHPELSFEERETSARIAKLWREAGFDVTTEVGGFGVVAILENGPGPCLMLRTDLDALPLVEKTQLAYASQVTTQNTDGTDTGVMHACGHDVHMTNLVGVAQFLAGHRNLWQGTLMLVGQPAEERGAGAKAMLEDGLFTRFQKPDFAIALHVGSDVAAGKVETLAGFAMANVDSVDITMIGRGGHGSAPHTTIDPIVQAAALVMDLQTIVSREIKPLDPAVVTVGSIHGGTKHNIIGDRCHLQLTVRSYDPLVREKLLAAIERKAKAVAVSFAAPEPEISIAEGTPSLRNDDQLAARITTVFQKLLGEANVSTPTPSMGGEDFSRYGRAGVPILMYRLGSVEARRLERYEELGTNPPSLHSSLYYPDIEPTLTTGLQTMVAAALEILGK
- the ruvA gene encoding Holliday junction branch migration protein RuvA, whose translation is MITKITGKLASLNDESAVLDIPPFEYEVFIPDFTRRQLQGKIGSDIALHTLNYIDGNAAQGGRLSPRLVGFIAPVEKQFFELFCSVDGVGVKKALRAMVRPVKEMAVMIEQQDAKSLSSLPGIGPATAERVIAKLRRKMPRFALLVGRDATPEDGDDQSDVVRDTFDALLALGHGEADARQLIDEAMASKKKFKDTESLLTAIYQKSSQ
- the mprA gene encoding MprA protease, GlyGly-CTERM protein-sorting domain-containing form, coding for MNIASIASPPIDRSSLRRDRRTSNLFAAESRQLVGLLIVAVASVGVLFARPADAAGMLVADGGLGGVLEIKQQDVRVTINNGIAVTQIDQVFVNTESRIVEALYTFPVPRGASVSNFSMWISGKEMIGEVVEKQRAREIYNSYKRVRRDPGLLEQVDFKQFEMRIFPIAAGAEQRVRIEYYQELQLDHDWGTYVYPLATQTAGRAIDTRVQGRFSMNLELLSEVPLKELRSESHEDDFVVVNHTESYAQASMELTEGDLSRDIVLAFQTKRPQTGVDVVSSWPEGEDGYFMMTITPGEDLSSTMEAMDYVFLLDISGSMARDEKLAISRRSVAAFIESLSPEDRFECLAFNLQPTPLFQEARAATADNLEVANEFFAAQRARGGTVLGPALKMAYGYRDADRPLNVVLLSDGLTEPGEQSELLRLIGARPDGVRVFCVGVGNEVNRPLLDQIATRAGGLAAFVSTEDSFRRQAHLMRQKLVRPAIANLSVDFADSRISEVEPQRLGNLFYGTPLRLLGRFSSGGPTQVTMKGEIQGSPWEQTVEIPLPTERSKADNSLIERMWAFRKVSRLLDEERGGSGSRQAEIVRLCEGYSIVSPYASMLVLENDAEYKRWKIQQRNATRLSRDRASQKQVADKLAALRNRSQEYLVSTPAKPAATDPPAANNQDAANNQSIPAGNSPEPAAPGQSRSRRGVDLDVRPFSGGGGGAIDPITATLAISAAGAAAWTRRRRNRPAKV